One uncultured Carboxylicivirga sp. genomic window, TGGGTAAAGGATATATACCATCTTTTTGTACAGCCTGCTATCGATTAAAACGAACCGGTGAGCACTTTATGGAATTTTCGGTACCCGGTTTTATCAAACGATTCTGCCAGCCCAATGCCATGCTTACTTTAGCAGAATATCTCGAAGATTATGCACCTTCAGAAACTAAAGAAAAAGGTTATCAGTTGATTGAAGATAATCTAACATCCTATGAAGATAAGCAGTTTAAAGATAAGTTAGTTGATCGCTTGGAAAGAATCAAAAAAGGAGAGAGGGATTTGTATTTTTAGTGATTAGTCAGTAGGCTGTAATTTTTAGTTTGCAGTCCTTTGGGATTTGATTGTTGAATTGAATATTGTGCATCAATCTTCAATTCAGACTTTAACGAATTACTAATTTGAACAAATAAGCCTGGATAGACAATTCTGCTAGTCCCGGAGGGACGCCTGTACCAGCATAGTACGTGAGTGCTATGTGTATCTAATGAAGATGTTCATCAAAGCCCGGAGGGCTGTCTGTATATAATGTTGGATTGATAGAATATAATTTTCGATTCATTAAATTAACAATCAAACACTTCGACGAATCAGCAATTCGACAAAAAGATGCTTGGAAAGAATATGCTTTATTGTCCCGTCAAGGACGTTTGTAAAAGCATTGAACATGATAGTTATGTTCTTTTTAACAATTATATGCTAGTCCCGAAGGGACGCCTCTACCAGCATAGTGCGTGAGTGCTATGTGCATTAAAAGATGATGTTCATCAAAGCCCGGAGGGCTGTCTGTATATAATGTTGGATTGATAGAATATAATTTTCGATTCATTAAATTAACAACTCAGCAATTAAACATCTTTAAAATTCCACTGCCAGCTTTAAATTAATACGCCTCGAGGTCAGATAATTTGGCACCGCATACTGACGATTAAAAACATCGTTAACCCATGTGTAGGAAATGGTGTTGTTAATGTTAAACAGGTTGAATATTTCTACACTTAACCATGCATTCTTAATCGTTTTGCTTCGGGTCATATTGTGATAAATATTCATCAGATCTTTCGAAAATCCAATGTCAACGCGTCGATAGCTGGGCATTCTTTGTGTAGCTTTATATCTTTCTGATTGTGGCGGTCCGAATGGTAATCCGGTTCCATATAAAACACTCAGTTGAACCGTAAAGGTTGGGTTGTTAGGTAGATAGTCCTGAAAAAACAGCGAGAAATTCACTCGTTGGTCGGATGGGCGAGGAATATAACCGGGATAAACAACCTGTTCTAAACCATTTTCATCTGTCACGGTATATGAATCATCAAGAATATCTTCTTCTGTTTTCATAATTGAAAGGTTTGCCCACGATTCAATACCTTTCACAAACTCACCATTGATTTTAAAATCGAGTCCTGTTGCATAGCCTTGTGCATTATTTTCACCTGCATATCTAATTCTTACGTTGTCAATCTGATAAGGATTAATGTCAGTCAGATGCTTGTAATAGGCTTCTGTTGTAAAAGTAAAAGAGCGCTCCTTTACATCAAAAATCTTATCATATCCGGCTACAAATTGCACAGATTTCTGTGACTTGATATTATAATTCAATTCACCCTGAGGTGTTCTTATTTCGCGATAAAAAGGTGATTGATAATATATTCCGGTAGCGAAACGATAGCGTGTTTTATTGTTTTCGGCTGGATGATATAAAGTGTTCAACCGAGGACTAAGGATGAATTCGTTGTTAAAATCCCAATAGCTGGCTCGTATTCCGGCATTAATAACAAAAATACCACGGTTGGTTTCCAGTTTAAATTCATCCTGAAGATAACCTGTAACCCTGTTCGACTTAGTTTCAAGGTTTGAGTTTAGTGCGTACTTTAAAATTAGTTCAGTATTGGTAACCGGTATTGAATAACCTGCAGAGTCGCGCATTTCCCATTCGTTGATACGGTCTTTAAAACGTTCGTGCTGATATTTTGCTTCCCAGGATAATAAGTGATTATCCAGTTGGTGTTTGCCTTGTACTGCCAGGTTTTGAATTAGACCAAACAAATCGTTTCGGGCATGTTCAATGTTGGTTCCGATTCCAATATTTTCAGCTGGATCAGTTATGGCCGGAGTGGATCCGTCTGTTCCTTCAAGATCCTGTAACCAATATTGCCCCATAATATCATAGGTTTCCTCTTCATAGGTTCTGTAACCCATGGCAGTAACCTTCAGTTGGTTGTATGCGTCAGGATTGTATTTAAAAGTGAAGGCTCCTAATCCGGTTTGGAAATTATCATGTTCCTGACCTTCAAAATATATTCTTAGACTTTTTGCCTCGTTGATGGTTCCAAAAACAGTATTTCTATCAACAGGCATAAAATCATATGCGTTGTACGAATAGTAACCCAAAGCTTCCAATTTAATTTTATCACTTAACCGATAAGTAATAAATGTTTGGGCATCAAAAAATGTCGGATTATAATCACCGCTTACATCCAGAGTTCCAAGTAGGTATTTGTTGGTTTTGTAACGTACGCCGGCTATAGCAGTTAATTTATTGTCTTTGGAGCTGCCTTCGATATGGCCTGATGCTCCTAATAAACTGGCAGACAAGCTTCCCTTTAATTCTTTGGGTTGTTTGTACTGAACATCCAGCACCGAAGACATCTTATCTCCGTATTGAGCTTCGAAGCCTCCTGGAGAAAACTTCAATGACGAAATCAGTTTGGGATTGACAAAACTTAAACCTTCCTGTTGGCCTGAACGAATAAGAAAGGGGCGATAAATTTCTATATCATTCACATAAACCAGATTTTCGTCGTAGTTACCACCTCGTACCCGGTATTGCGAGCTTAATTCATTATTGGAAGAAACACCGATCTGGCTTTTTACCAGTCCTTCAATACCTCCTCCTGATGCATCCGGTAAACGGTCAATTAATTTGGGGTCTATTTTAGTAAACGATTGATCTTTAATGTTACCTTCTACTTCAACCTGACCTATTTCTTCGGTTTTTGATTCGAGTGTTATTTTAAGATTATTCAGATCTTCAGCACTTTTTACTTCCATCTCCAGTTCTGCAAAGCCAATGGAAGAAATCTTGAGAATAAAGGGAGGCTGAGTGAAAGTGGAAAACGAAAAATTACCTGTCTCATCACTTACACTTCCTTCGTTTGTTTTGTTTATAACAATATTGGCAAATGGAATAGGCGAACCTGTTGAATCAACAATGTTCCCTTTGATTTCAATTTGCTTTTGCTGGGCAATTATTTGATGACTTACAAAGAGTTGTAAGACAATAGAAATTAACAGTAGACGATTTTTCATTGCTGTAAAAATAGGAAGTTAATCCATATAAAAAAAGCAACGTTTGAAGGTAAATTGTATTGCTTAAAACGAGGAGTTTAGGGTAATTTTTTGTAATTTTATGTATATGAAGAAGAGCGTGATGGATAGCCACCCTGATTTTAATGAGGAAGATGTAAGGTTCAATAAAACAGTTGATTCTGTCGTTTCGTCTTTTCAGATAGAAGGCATTGAATTCAGTTCTGATGAACTGGATGAAATGATATCTAATGTTAAAGAGGAATTGAAGCTGAAAGAATCTAAACGTTCTTAAAAAATAGACTTTATTATTTTGTACATGGGTTCATAATTTTGTTCTGCTGCCGACTGAACCGCAAATATGTACTGTTGAAATTGCCTTTGCGTAATTTTGTAAAATCCGAGAAAATCATATCCTTGTTTAACAGCCATCAGATTAGCCAATACTCTGGCAACTCTTCCATTTGCTTCTCTAAAGGGGTGGATAAATAGTAGTTCGGCATGAACCTTGGCAATATCGTAAATCAGAGCCTCCTTATCGGCATAGATGTGAGGTAGTTTAGCCAATACTTCTACTTCAAAATGATGAAGAATACTTGGAAGGAACTTTGCAGTGGGAAACAAAAAACCACCCTTAGTCATATTTACATGCCTTAGTTGACCGGCAAAGTCATATACATCCTTTAAGGCAATTTTATGGATTCCCTGAATGTATTTAATATTGAATATGGTTTTGGTATGTAGTTGTTCCAGAAGAAGATACTGAGCTTTTAAGAATCCTTCAAATTCAACTTTATATATGGATTTTAAATCGGTAATGCCCAGCTTGTTTGGAAGAACTTCATGTGAGTTCCTTTCTTCGGGTACGTCATATCTTGAATGCATTACCGCCATGCCGTTATTTTTAAGAAAGGAAAAGAAAATTACATTCAAATTTTTAATAATGCAAGTCTAACCGATTAGTTTATTGTAAATCTTAAATGAAAATATATTTTGGTGAGCTATTAATTCGATTTTTTTTGCCTAGACTCATTAACTTTATCTCATCGATAAATAAATATTGAAATGAATAAAAAGGTATTAGTAATGCTGGCAGTTCCAAAAGATGAAATTCAGAAGGTATTGCCAGACTGGAATTTAATATATCCTGAGAATGAGAAGTTTTCTCAGGAGGAGCTGATAGAAAAAGTTGTTGATTGTGATGCAATTATTACTGTTTATGGTAACAAACTTGCTAATGAGGTGATTGATGCCGCTCCCAATCTTAAGATGATTGCCAATTTTGGTGCAGGATATGATAATATTGATGTGGCCTATGCGAAGTCAAAAGGTATTATTATAACCAATAGTCCCGATCCGGTAACTGAGCCAACAGCTGAGCTGGCTATGGGCTTGATGATTTCGGTTGCCCGTAGAATGGCTGAAATGGATCGAAAGCTACGCGAAAAGCAGGTTGCCTGGGGAGTGATGCGTAACCTAAGTACAACTTTGGTTGGTAAAACAATTGGTATTATAGGTATGGGAGCCATTGGTAAAGCCCTCGCAAGAAGAGCTATTGCATCTGGCATGAAAGTGGTGTATCATAACCGAAATCGAGTGGATGAGATGATAGAAAAAAGTTTCAATGCTCAGTATTTAGCATTGGATGAATTATTGAAGTTGTCGGATGTGGTTTCGTTGAACATGCCTTTAACAGCTGAAACAAAGGGAATGATTGGCAAGGAAGAACTTTCTTTGATGAAGTCGTCAGCATACTTAATTAACACGGCACGTGGACCGGTTATTGATCAGCTGGCGTTAATAGAAATATTACAATCAGGCAGGATAGCCGGTGCCGGACTGGATGTGTATGAGAATGAACCAACAGTTCCTGATGAATTATTAGCTATGGATAATGTGGTGTTGATTCCGCATCTGGGTACTGCTACTCACGAAACCCGAAAGGAAATGTCAACTTTGGTGGCTGAAAATATAAGAGCTTTTTTTAAAGGCGAAACTCCTCCAAATCGGGTGTTGTAGCGAGATTGGTTATAATTCGTAAGTAAAAATAAATTTTTCAATATGATTGATCAATATGAGATAACATTATCGGAATATAGAAGAGGTTTTCATTTGGTAACCAATGATATTTTGCGTCATATTCCAACTCTTCCCGAAAAAGGTATTATGAATGTTTTTATTAAACATTCATCGGCTGGATTAACATTGAATGAAAATGCTGATTATACGGTTCGTGAAGATTTTGAAACGGTGTTTAATAAATTGGTTCCTGAACGGGATCCTGATTATAACCATGTTTTAGAAGGTGATGATGATATGCCGGCACATATAAAATCTTCGTTAGTGGGCGTGTCATTAAATATTCCTATTACAAATCACAGATTAAATTTGGGAACCTGGCAAGGCATTTATCTATGTGAATTCAGGAATTACGGAGGACGTAGAAAGATAGTCGTTACCATTTATCATTAAAACAGGTTTTAAATTGTAAGCGTTGACTTTTATCATAGTGATTGAAGTCGTAACTTTATTACTTAGTGACTGGATTACATGAGGTAATAAATTATAACTTAAATCAACGCAATGCATAAGTTACTTTTATTAGGAGACGAGGCGATTGCCCAGGGAGCAATTGATGCCGGGTTGTCGGGTGTTTATGCCTACCCGGGTACACCATCAACCGAAATTACCGAATATATACAGGGTTCGAAACTTGCCCGAGAACGAAATATCCACAGCAAATGGTCGGCTAACGAAAAAACCGCCATGGAAACTGCTTTGGGGATGAGTTATGCAGGCAAACGGGCCATGACCTGCATGAAACATGTTGGTTTGAATGTGGCTGCCGATGCATTTATAAATGCTGCCATTACGGGTGTGAATGGAGGTTTGGTGGTTGTAGTGGCCGATGATCCTTCAATGCATTCAAGTCAGAATGAGCAGGATAGCAGAGTTTATGGTAAGTTTGCCATGATTTCGATTCTGGAGCCGCACAATCAGCAGGAGGCATATGATATGGCATATCATGCATTTGAGTTGTCTGAAAAGCATGCCTTACCTGTTATGATTCGTTTAACAACGCGATTGGCGCATTCAAGAGCAGGAGTGATTCGCAAACCGTTGCTTGATCAAAACAATAGCTCGTTACCCAAAGATCCTACTCAGTTTGTTTTGCTACCAGCCTTTGCCCGAAGGAATTATAAGCATTTATTGTCGACACGACCCGATCTGGAACAAGTATCAACTGAATCTCCATATAACTGGTTGATTGATGGGCATGACAAATCTCTGGGAATTGTGGCTTGTGGTATCACTTATAATTACCTGATGGAGAATTTTAAGGATAGGGAATTAAATCATCCTGTTTTAAAATTATCCCAGTATCCTATGCCTCGTAGCATTATTAATCAACTGATAAATGAATGTGATGAAATACTGGTTCTTGAAGATGGTTATCCTGTAATTGAGGAGCTGTTGAAAGGCTACCAGGAAGCGGGTACGCCAATTCATGGTCGTCTGGATGGTACCTTACCCCGCGATGGTGAATTAAATCCAAATATTGTTGCCAGTGCATTTAATCTTCCAGTTGAAGAAGGTTTTCCAGTACCTGACCTCGTTAAATCAAGACCACCTGCAATGTGTAAAGGTTGTGGCCATATTGATGCCTATAAAGCTTTAAATATTGCTTTGGAAGAATATGGTCCAGGTCGTGTTTTTGCTGATATAGGCTGCTATACCTTAGGTGCTTTACCTCCGTACAATGCCATTAATTCCTGCGTGGATATGGGAGCTTCAATCACCATGGCTAAAGGTGCAGCAGATGCAGGATTAAATCCATCCGTTGCTGTTATTGGAGATTCAACTTTTACTCATTCGGGTATGACGGGTTTATTGGATGCCGTAAGTGAGAAGACTCCAATAACTGTTATCATCTCTGACAACTTCACTACCGGAATGACGGGTGGTCAGGACTCTCAGGCTTTAGGTCATCTCGAAAGTATTATAGAAGGAATTGGTGTTGAACCTGAACATATCAGGGTGTTTAAACCAACTTCGGCCAACCTGGATGAGATGGTTGAAATAATGCGCGAAGAACTTAAATATCAAGGGGTATCTGTGATCATTCCTCGTCGACAGTGTATTCAGACTTTAAGAAATAAGAGTCTGGTACATAAAGTTAAAGAGCTTGGATTGTAATAGTCCGAAGTCCAGATCAATTAGTCCGAAGGGTAACGGAATGTGGACTTCCAGAATTAATAACTACAAAGCATTAATAATTATGAAATCAGATATAGTATTAGCAGGTGTAGGAGGTCAGGGAATCTTATCAATTGCGGCAACTCTGGGAATGGCTGCTGTGGAAAATCATCTTTATCTCAAGCAGGCCGAAGTACACGGTATGAGCCAGAGAGGCGGAGATGTTCAGTCGCATTTAAGATTGAGTTCCGAACCTGTTGCCTCAGATCTTATTCCAAAAGGTAAAGCTGATATTATCTTGTCTGTTGAACCAATGGAATCGTTACGTTATCTTCCATTTCTTTCCCGTAAAGGATGGTTGGTGACAAACATAACTCCTTTTGAAAATATTCCTGAATATCCGGATATGGAGAAAGTCATGGCAGAAATTGAAAAGTTGCCTCATCATATCGCCATTGATGCTGACCAAATAGCAAGTGAAGTGGGTAATCGCAGAGCTTCAAATATTGTTATGCTGGGTGCCGCATCTCCATTTATAGATATACCTTATGAAGCATTGGAAGAAGGTATTCGTAAGATTTTTAGTCGCAAAGGTGAGGGTGTGGTAGAAGTTAATCTCAAAGCATTACGCGCCGGAAGACAGGCCGCTGAGGAATCATTGGCTCATATGAATTGAATGAAATTGTATAGTACTCCTTCTGAAGTCGGCCGGCAATTGCGGTCGGCTTTTTTATGTGTAATTAATTATGAAATTCAGAATGAATTTATACCTTTGTTCGGTAAATAACGAACAATATTTATGTATAAAGAAGTGCTGACAGAAAAGCAAAGGAAGGTTGCCCGTTATGCAAAGGCTATGGGGCATCCTATTCGTGTTTATATACTTGAATTATTGTCGAAACAAAGTTGTTGCTATAGTGGTGATCTTACTGATGATTTACCTATCGTGAAATCAACATTGTCACAGCATTTGAAAGAATTGAAAGACGCAGGTTTGATTCAGGGAGAGATTGAGGCGCCTAAAATTAAATACTGTGTTAATAAGGAAAACTGGAAGGAAGCCCAGGATTTATTTCGTGAATTTTTGAAGTTGGAATAAAAAATTTTTGAATTATATGTTCGTTGTTTTACGAACTGCGAACAAGCTAAACTATTAACGAAAAAAGTTATGGAAATTAAAGTTTTAGGAACCGGTTGCAAAAAGTGTAAGACACTTGAGGCTGTAACAAAACAGGCTGTAGAAGAACTTCAATTAGATGCTATTGTTGAAAAAGTGGAGGATATTCAGCAAATAATGTCGTATGGTATTATGCAAACACCTGGTTTAGTTGTGGATGGTAAGGTTGTTTTGTCTGGGCAATTACCGGATATTACTTTAATGAAAGGAATTCTAACTCAACAACAATCCAAATGAGAAGTCTACAATTTCTTGCAGTTGCGTTAGCATTGATTTTGTTAAATGTTAACTGTTCTTCAAAAAGTGCCAAAAGCAATACAATCGAAAGTATTGCTAAGGCTGATAAAGTGGAAGTGTTCTATTTCCATTTTAATCGTAGGTGTGCTACCTGCAATGCAGTTGAGGAAGTAAGTAAATTAGCTATTGCTGAGACTTATGGCGATAAAGTAAGTTTTGAGAGTTGCAATCTGGATGAGAAAGAAGGTAAAGAGAAAGGAAATAACCTGGGTGTTTCGGCTCAGACCTTGTTAATTGTTTCAGGAGAGGCAAAAATCAATATTACCAGTCAGGCATTTATGAATGCCCGCAGTAATCCTGAAAAGCTAAAAGCTTTGATTAAAGAAAAAATCGATCCTTTGTTGTAAATGTTTATGAGTGAATATATAAGAGTGGTAGTTGTTGTCATTGATTCAATTTGATTATGCAATATTAACTACTGCCTATCACCTACTTCCTAACAAACTAAATATATGGAGGAGTTTCTTAATAATCTCTATAGTAACAGTTCTGCACCTGTTTGGTCGGCATTGCTATTGGGTTTAATGACTGCGATCAGCCCTTGCCCGTTGGCTAGCAATATTACAGCTATTGGGTTTATCAGTAAGGATATTGAAAACCGGAATAAGGTGTTTATAAATGGTATTATTTATACACTTGGAAGGGTTTTTTCGTATTCGTTGCTTGCGGCTGTATTGGTTTTAAGTGCCGACCAGATAAAGATTGCAGGTGTTTTTCAACAGTATGGAGAAAAGATTCTTGGACCTGCTCTCATAATTATAGGACTCATCATGTTGGGTGTTATTAATCTAAGGCTTTGGGGTGGTGGTGGATTGACCTCACATTTTCAGAATAAACAAAGACATAGTTATCGGGATGCTTTTTTATTGGGGGTATTGTTTGCATTAACCTTTTGCCCTTATAGTGGGGTACTTTTCTTTGGCATGCTTATACCTATGACTATCGAAAGTTCTTCAGGAATGTTTTTACCACCGGTTTTTGCTTTCGCCACGGGTATACCGGTAGTTGTATTCGCCTGGTTACTGGCTTACACTGTTTCAGGTGTGGGAACCTTATACAACAAAATCAAGGCTTTCGAAATATGGTTTCGAAGGGTGGTGGCTATTACCTTTGTTGGAATAGGAATTTATTATACAATTGCTGTTTGGATTTAAAATGAAGACAAAAAGAATTATTTCACTGATTTTATCCCTTATTACCTGGGTGATCATCTATCATTACCTGAAACCTATTTCAGATTTTATAGTCGATGATGTATTTAAGATGAAAGCTGAAACGCATCTTACCGAATCAGTACGTTTCTTTATTTTTGAAGTGCCAAAGGTCTTATTATTACTGGTGTTGATCATATTTCTGGTAGGAATTGTCCGATCCTATTTTTCTGCTGAGAAAACCCGTAAAGCACTGGAAGGAAAACCACTTTTTGTTGGTAATATAATGGCATCGTTGTTAGGTATAGTAACTCCTTTCTGTTCCTGTTCAGCTATACCACTATTTCTTGGATTCGTAGAAGCCGGTATTCCTGTGGGGGTAACTTTTTCATTTTTAATTGCTGCTCCAATGATTAATGAGGTGGCTTTAGTAATGCTGGTTGGTTTGTTTAGATGGAAAGTGGCCTTAATATATGTGGCAACAGGACTGATCGTGGCTATTTCGGCCGGGTATATTCTGGAGAAATTAAAACTTCAAAAGTATGTGGCTGATTGGGTTTTTACAGTAAAATCTCAACAAAATGGTCTGGAATTACCTCAATTGACTTTTAATGACAGGATTTTAGCTGGTCTTACCTCAGTTAAAGATATTGTTGGAAAAATATGGATTTATGTGTTGGCAGGTATTGCCATTGGAGCAGGGGCTCATGGTTATGTACCCGATGATTTCCTGGCTCGTGTATTAGGAGCCGATAATTGGTATTCAGTATTGTTGGCAATTGTGGTTGGTGTGCCGCTTTATTCCAATGCTGCTGGTATAATTCCAATTGTAAGTGTTTTGATTGGAAAAGGTGTGTCGCTTGGAACTGCTCTGGCTTTTATGATGTCAGTGATAGGTCTTTCTTTACCAGAAATAATCATTCTGAAAAAAGTGTTGAAATGGCAACTGATAGCTGTTTTTGTAGGTGTGGTTGCAACCGGAATTGTTATTGTAGGGTATGTATTTAATTATTGGGTGTTTGCAGTGTGATCTTAATAGATAGTTAGACGATTAGACATTAGACTGTTAGATTATTATCTAAGTAATACTATTATGTTTGTTGTGATTTTCGGTCTTTTATTTCTGATTAAAAGACGATTTATTACAATAGAAATACCACAATAAAAACCAAAACAAATAATGAAAAAGATTTACTTCGATTTGATTTTTATAGTTTTAGCTTCTGTATTGTTGACAATAACTATTAGTACCGGGTTGCTAGAAAAGTATTTAGGATTTGCGTTAATCCCACTTTTGATGTCTTATTATTTGGGGCAGTTGGTACAGAAAAATGCTAAGAATAAATAATCCTTATCTAATTCTCTTTGTTTTTCAACTTGCATAACTCCTTTAATCTTGCAACTTCTTTAGCCTCTTCGTCAAATTCCCAGTAATCAGGGTGTTCTGAAATGAACTTTTCAAGTAGTTGTTCTGCACTCATAATCTTGTTATTTAGATATTATTCCACAACAAAAATAATGGGCACAAATATTAAGGGAGTTAAGGCAATAATAAGTTGATATTAAGTTATGGTTATAACTCAATTTTCATTAACTCATCCGCTAAAAGTTGAGTGTTGCTGAATAGTTTATCAGCACCGGCATGCAATAAGACCTGATCGTTCAGTTTACCTGTATTTACGGCAATGGTATAGATTCCGGCAGCTTTTGCTGATTCAACACCCAATGGAGCATTTTCAACTACCATGCATTCATCTTTCTTCATTCCCGATTTTTCAAGAGCTATCAGATATGGTTCAGGATGTGGTTTTCCTTGTTTGACATCACGCCCCGATACAATGTTATCTTTCAAAACCCCAAAGTGAGCATCCAGCTTATCGACCAAGCTGGGTTGTTTTGATCCGGTAACCACAAAGACTTTTACTCCATTTTCATTCAAATACTTCAGCAGTTCTTTCATGCCCGGAAGGATAGGGGCTTCGGGACATTCTTTCATTAAGCGAGTTTTTTCACCATACACTTTATCGATATCCTCTTCTGTTGCCTGACGATGCAAAAATTTGTCAAAAGCGTATTTGATAGTTGAAAAACCGGGACGACCTTCATTCATATAAGCTTCTTCAGCAGGGAAATCAATCCCAACAGTTTTAAAACTTTCTTTCCAGGTATATTCATGGTTAGGCATTGAGTCGTAAAGCACTCCATCCATATCAAAAAACACAGCTTTAATTGTTTCCGGCATCATCATGGTTTTAGTTTTGAGCTGCAAAAATGTGGAAAATATGGTTAGAAGGCAAGAAAAGTTGAAGGACAGAAGTTAGGAACTAGAAGCTATGAGTGGACTTCGGATTAAAATAACAGCTCAACAATTCAACAAAAAGCCATCAGCCAGTAGCTGTCAGCTAACAGCTTTTTAAAAGATCAGGAGAAAATTTCCTTTCTTTGTAATACAGAACCAATTTGCCTGAATATGAATATT contains:
- a CDS encoding permease: MKTKRIISLILSLITWVIIYHYLKPISDFIVDDVFKMKAETHLTESVRFFIFEVPKVLLLLVLIIFLVGIVRSYFSAEKTRKALEGKPLFVGNIMASLLGIVTPFCSCSAIPLFLGFVEAGIPVGVTFSFLIAAPMINEVALVMLVGLFRWKVALIYVATGLIVAISAGYILEKLKLQKYVADWVFTVKSQQNGLELPQLTFNDRILAGLTSVKDIVGKIWIYVLAGIAIGAGAHGYVPDDFLARVLGADNWYSVLLAIVVGVPLYSNAAGIIPIVSVLIGKGVSLGTALAFMMSVIGLSLPEIIILKKVLKWQLIAVFVGVVATGIVIVGYVFNYWVFAV
- a CDS encoding HAD-IA family hydrolase; this encodes MMMPETIKAVFFDMDGVLYDSMPNHEYTWKESFKTVGIDFPAEEAYMNEGRPGFSTIKYAFDKFLHRQATEEDIDKVYGEKTRLMKECPEAPILPGMKELLKYLNENGVKVFVVTGSKQPSLVDKLDAHFGVLKDNIVSGRDVKQGKPHPEPYLIALEKSGMKKDECMVVENAPLGVESAKAAGIYTIAVNTGKLNDQVLLHAGADKLFSNTQLLADELMKIEL